From the Macaca thibetana thibetana isolate TM-01 chromosome 12, ASM2454274v1, whole genome shotgun sequence genome, one window contains:
- the LOC126933044 gene encoding L-lactate dehydrogenase B chain-like: MATLKEKLIAPVAEEEATVPNNKITVVGVGQVGMACAISILGKSLADELALVDVLEDKLKGEMMDLQHGSLFLQKPKIVADKDYSVTANSKIVVVTAGVRQQEGESRLNLVQRNVNVFKFIIPQIVKYSPDCIIIVVSNPVDILTYVTWKLSGLPKHRVIGSGCNLDSARFRYLMAEKLGIHPSSCHGWILGEHGDSSVAVWSGVNVAGVSLQELNPEMGTDNDSENWKEVHKMVVESAYEVIKLKGYTNWAIGLSVADLIESMLKNLSRIHPVSTMVKGMYGIENEVFLSLPCILNA; this comes from the coding sequence ATGGCAACTCTTAAGGAAAAACTCATTGCACCAGTTGCGGAAGAAGAGGCAACAGTCCCAAACAATAAGATCACTGTAGTGGGTGTTGGACAAGTTGGTATGGCGTGTGCGATCAGCATTCTGGGAAAGTCTCTGGCTGATGAACTTGCTCTTGTGGATGTTTTGGAAGATAAGCTTAAAGGAGAAATGATGGATCTACAGCATGGGAGCTTATTTCTTCAGAAGCCTAAAATTGTGGCAGATAAAGATTATTCTGTGACTGCCAATTCCAAGATTGTAGTGGTAACTGCAGGAGTCCGTCAGCAAGAAGGGGAGAGTCGGCTCAATCTGGTGCAGAGAAATGTTAATGTCTTCAAATTCATTATTCCTCAGATCGTCAAGTACAGTCCTGATTGCATCATAATTGTGGTTTCCAACCCAGTGGACATTCTTACATATGTTACCTGGAAACTAAGTGGATTACCCAAACACCGCGTGATTGGAAGTGGATGTAATCTGGATTCTGCTAGATTTCGCTACCTTATGGCTGAAAAACTTGGCATTCATCCCAGCAGCTGCCATGGATGGATTTTGGGGGAACATGGCGACTCAAGTGTGGCTGTATGGAGTGGCGTGAATGTGGCAGGTGTTTCTCTCCAGGAATTGAATCCAGAAATGGGAACGGACAATGATAGTGAAAATTGGAAGGAAGTGCATAAGATGGTGGTTGAAAGTGCCTATGAAGTCATCAAGCTAAAAGGATATACCAACTGGGCTATTGGATTAAGTGTGGCTGATCTTATTGAATCCATGTTGAAAAATCTATCCAGGATTCATCCCGTGTCAACAATGGTAAAGGGGATGTATGGCATCGAGAATGAAGTCTTCCTGAGCCTTCCGTGTATCCTCAATGCTTGA